A window of the Planktothrix tepida PCC 9214 genome harbors these coding sequences:
- the tmk gene encoding dTMP kinase — protein sequence MRGKLIVFEGVEGGGKTTQMQRIQLWLQTVTDAPVVMTREPGGTVLGQELRRLLLEYQGEEPIQDRAELLMYAADRAQHVEGFLKPLLYQGTIILCDRYTDSTIAYQGYGRGLDLSLIEQLNQIATQGLESDLTLWLDVDVELGLARTRARGKMDRMEQATLEFHQRVKQGFQRLAETYPERIITIDGTLKVDEVTEKIQWILSQKLIEWGFRA from the coding sequence ATGCGGGGAAAATTAATTGTTTTTGAAGGGGTTGAAGGGGGCGGAAAAACAACTCAAATGCAGAGGATTCAGCTTTGGTTGCAAACCGTGACGGATGCACCTGTGGTCATGACCCGCGAACCGGGGGGAACTGTCTTAGGCCAAGAGTTGAGACGTTTATTATTAGAATATCAGGGGGAAGAACCGATTCAAGATCGGGCAGAATTGTTGATGTATGCTGCCGATCGCGCTCAACACGTTGAGGGGTTTCTTAAACCGTTATTATATCAGGGAACGATTATTTTATGCGATCGCTACACAGACTCAACTATTGCTTATCAAGGCTATGGTCGAGGTTTAGATTTGAGTTTAATTGAACAATTAAATCAAATTGCCACCCAAGGTTTAGAGAGTGATTTAACGTTATGGTTAGATGTGGATGTGGAACTAGGACTTGCCAGAACTCGCGCTAGAGGCAAAATGGATCGTATGGAACAAGCAACTCTGGAATTTCATCAGCGTGTAAAGCAGGGATTTCAACGATTAGCTGAAACTTATCCAGAGCGCATTATAACCATTGATGGAACTCTAAAGGTTGACGAAGTGACCGAAAAAATTCAATGGATTTTAAGTCAAAAATTAATAGAATGGGGATTCAGGGCTTAA
- a CDS encoding PPC domain-containing protein translates to MQKMLIWTTTMGVLVFLQTPLLNVLNISKIEPWRGLIPENVLAQETPTPQPSVSPSPVPEVEETPAPNPTPTPQPSPTETPPTPTPNPILLDKQGELQEGDKVLPSDKSLYDEYTFEGQQGQQVTISLESSEFDTYLAVYTPDNQLLQEHDDINQNNSNSQITVTLPKTGTYRVIVNAYDSKGKGKYLLKVQ, encoded by the coding sequence ATGCAAAAAATGTTAATTTGGACAACAACAATGGGTGTATTGGTTTTCCTTCAAACACCATTGTTGAATGTTCTGAATATTTCTAAAATTGAACCCTGGAGAGGGTTAATACCTGAAAACGTTTTAGCTCAGGAAACACCGACTCCCCAGCCTTCAGTAAGTCCGAGTCCTGTACCGGAGGTTGAAGAAACACCTGCACCCAACCCAACCCCAACTCCTCAACCGTCTCCTACTGAAACACCTCCGACACCGACTCCTAATCCAATATTGTTAGATAAGCAAGGGGAATTGCAGGAAGGAGATAAGGTTTTACCTTCGGATAAAAGTTTGTATGATGAATACACCTTTGAAGGACAACAAGGTCAACAAGTTACGATTTCTTTAGAAAGTTCTGAGTTTGATACTTATCTAGCGGTTTATACCCCAGACAATCAATTACTGCAAGAACATGATGATATTAATCAAAATAATTCCAATTCTCAAATTACAGTTACGTTACCGAAAACAGGAACCTATCGGGTGATTGTTAATGCCTATGATAGCAAAGGAAAAGGAAAGTATTTGCTTAAAGTTCAGTAA
- the rimO gene encoding 30S ribosomal protein S12 methylthiotransferase RimO → MATQPTIAISHLGCEKNRIDSEHILGLLVQAGYQVDSNEELADYVIVNTCSFIEAAREESVRTLVELADAKKKIVITGCMAQHFQEQLLDELPEAVAVVGTGDYHKIVDVIKRVEQGERVTEISAEPTYIADETVPRYRTTSEGVAYLRVAEGCDYRCAFCIIPHLRGNQRSRTIESIVTEAQQLADQGVQEIILISQITTNYGLDLYGEPKLAELLRALGKVDIPWIRMHYAYPTGLTPKVIAAIQDTPNVLPYLDLPLQHSHPDVLRAMNRPWQGRVNDQIIEKLKTAIPDAVLRTTFIVGFPGETEEHFEHLREFVQRHEFDHVGVFTFSPEEGTPAYQLPNQLPQEVMDARRDALMQVQQPISLKQNQKSIGQVVDVLIEQQQPQTGELIGRSSRFAPEVDGLVYIEGEARLGSLIKVQITDADIYDLYGYVLE, encoded by the coding sequence ATGGCAACTCAGCCAACGATTGCGATCTCTCACCTTGGTTGCGAAAAAAATCGCATTGACTCCGAACATATCCTCGGTTTACTGGTACAAGCAGGCTATCAAGTCGATTCTAACGAAGAATTAGCCGATTACGTTATTGTAAATACCTGTAGTTTTATTGAAGCCGCGCGGGAAGAATCCGTTCGCACCTTAGTAGAATTAGCAGATGCCAAGAAAAAAATTGTGATCACAGGCTGTATGGCGCAGCACTTCCAAGAACAACTGTTAGACGAACTCCCGGAAGCTGTCGCTGTTGTGGGAACTGGAGATTATCATAAAATTGTCGATGTCATCAAACGGGTCGAACAAGGAGAACGAGTCACCGAAATTTCGGCTGAACCCACCTATATTGCCGATGAAACCGTTCCTCGCTACCGCACCACCAGTGAAGGGGTTGCCTATTTGCGAGTTGCAGAAGGCTGTGACTATCGCTGCGCCTTTTGTATTATTCCCCACTTGCGCGGAAACCAGCGATCGCGTACTATAGAATCAATTGTTACTGAAGCCCAACAATTAGCCGATCAAGGGGTTCAGGAAATAATACTCATTTCCCAAATTACCACCAACTACGGACTGGATCTCTACGGTGAACCCAAACTGGCAGAATTATTAAGGGCATTAGGAAAAGTTGATATTCCCTGGATACGGATGCACTATGCCTATCCAACGGGGCTAACCCCAAAAGTAATTGCAGCAATTCAAGACACCCCGAACGTTTTACCTTATTTAGATTTACCGCTACAACATTCACACCCCGATGTGTTACGGGCGATGAACCGTCCTTGGCAAGGACGAGTCAACGATCAGATTATTGAAAAACTGAAAACCGCCATCCCAGATGCGGTACTGCGTACCACCTTTATTGTTGGCTTTCCAGGGGAAACTGAGGAGCATTTTGAACACCTCCGCGAATTTGTGCAACGTCACGAATTTGATCACGTTGGCGTGTTTACCTTCTCTCCCGAAGAAGGAACCCCGGCTTATCAGTTACCCAATCAACTGCCACAAGAGGTTATGGATGCGCGTCGGGATGCCTTAATGCAGGTACAGCAACCCATTTCCTTGAAACAAAATCAAAAATCTATCGGACAGGTGGTGGATGTTCTCATTGAACAACAACAGCCGCAAACCGGGGAACTCATCGGTCGTTCATCCCGTTTCGCCCCGGAAGTAGACGGGTTAGTCTATATTGAAGGCGAGGCTCGTTTAGGTTCACTGATCAAAGTCCAAATCACCGACGCCGATATTTATGATCTCTATGGGTACGTCTTAGAATAG
- a CDS encoding DVUA0089 family protein: MNSLFLRFATFGLFSVGALIYVPVANASLSKTISILPQSSVPSADFISNSGDSRLILAQDATEEETNIHVYEKASPAVVSIDTEKTNGSGTIISPDGLVLTNAHVVSSGGTVTVTLADGRKLEADVIAFGEDGLDLAVVKIRNGSNLPTIPIASPNSVKVGQRAFAIGNPFGQFQNTLTVGIVSRLDKERNLIQTDAAINPGNSGGPLLNSAGELIGVNTAIFTRGQGGGNIGIGFAISVDKVPPFLQAVREGRAPRTAPPETPAFETQNAKQIELNGPEVTDTLKQGDKVLPVDNSFYHVYAFTGKAGQQVTIEMNSKEVDSYLILLSEDGSELAQDDDSGGEKNAKISITLPTDGTYILLVNSYEAGESGSYRLKLKATAFSPNDPTKGLILNQEGELENKDSVLSSDGSLYDEYTFDGQQGQSILIRLESRDFDPYLALFDPQGNLIAENDDASRSEKNSSIRVTLPATGRYRVVVNAYDKTGRGQYLLTVR, from the coding sequence ATGAATTCCTTATTTTTGAGATTTGCAACATTTGGACTGTTCTCTGTTGGAGCCTTGATTTATGTCCCGGTTGCCAACGCCAGTTTATCAAAAACAATTTCGATTTTACCTCAATCCTCAGTTCCCTCTGCCGATTTTATCTCCAATTCAGGTGATTCCCGCCTTATTTTGGCTCAAGATGCAACGGAAGAAGAAACCAATATTCATGTGTATGAAAAGGCTAGTCCGGCTGTCGTTTCCATCGATACGGAAAAAACCAATGGCAGTGGAACGATTATTAGTCCCGATGGTTTAGTGTTAACGAATGCCCATGTTGTCTCTAGTGGCGGAACTGTCACCGTTACCTTAGCCGATGGCCGTAAGTTAGAAGCGGATGTCATAGCTTTTGGAGAAGATGGACTTGATTTAGCGGTTGTGAAAATTCGCAATGGGAGCAATTTACCGACTATTCCTATCGCTAGTCCGAATTCGGTGAAAGTCGGTCAACGGGCCTTTGCTATTGGTAACCCCTTTGGTCAATTCCAAAACACCTTAACGGTGGGAATTGTTAGCCGCCTGGATAAAGAGCGGAATTTAATTCAAACCGATGCCGCCATTAATCCCGGTAATTCGGGTGGCCCCTTACTCAACAGTGCTGGGGAATTAATTGGGGTGAATACAGCGATTTTTACACGGGGTCAAGGGGGGGGTAATATTGGCATTGGTTTTGCGATTTCCGTTGATAAAGTCCCCCCATTTTTGCAAGCTGTTCGAGAGGGACGGGCACCTCGCACCGCTCCACCAGAAACTCCGGCTTTTGAAACTCAAAATGCTAAACAAATTGAATTAAACGGCCCGGAAGTTACAGATACCTTGAAACAAGGAGATAAAGTTTTACCCGTTGATAATAGTTTTTATCATGTTTATGCTTTTACGGGAAAAGCGGGTCAACAAGTCACTATTGAAATGAATAGTAAGGAGGTTGATTCCTATTTAATTTTGTTAAGTGAAGATGGAAGTGAATTAGCTCAAGATGATGATAGTGGGGGAGAGAAAAATGCCAAAATTAGTATCACTTTACCGACGGATGGGACTTATATTTTATTAGTCAATTCCTACGAAGCGGGAGAATCGGGTTCTTATCGTTTAAAGTTGAAAGCAACTGCATTTTCACCCAATGATCCTACAAAAGGTCTGATTTTAAATCAAGAAGGAGAATTAGAAAATAAAGACTCGGTATTATCATCCGATGGCAGTTTGTATGACGAATATACCTTTGATGGACAGCAAGGTCAGTCTATTTTGATTCGTTTGGAAAGTCGGGATTTTGATCCCTATTTAGCATTATTTGACCCCCAGGGAAACTTAATTGCTGAAAATGATGATGCGAGTCGGTCAGAGAAAAACTCATCCATTCGAGTTACATTACCTGCAACGGGTCGGTATCGTGTAGTTGTCAATGCTTATGATAAAACGGGTCGAGGTCAATATTTATTAACGGTTCGTTAA
- a CDS encoding DUF2059 domain-containing protein: MFFNRLLLLATVLSLGVVVPAPVNAQSVREPQLQLSQQSVPEQKRQLIKELIELTGGEQMFRNVSQITSAQMQQEINGILQSIIPESSGISEAKKEEMINKINQDMNRIVTQFNQRLMEELDFNKIMETVYYPLYDKYFTEEDLQAMIDFYKTPTGQKTISVMPELLVESMQRVSQIIQPQAIQIFKEIFEQEVERFNSK, translated from the coding sequence GTGTTTTTCAACCGACTTTTATTACTCGCAACTGTTTTATCTTTAGGTGTGGTTGTCCCTGCACCCGTCAACGCGCAATCTGTTCGCGAACCCCAATTACAATTATCTCAACAATCGGTTCCTGAGCAGAAACGTCAACTCATCAAGGAATTAATTGAACTGACAGGCGGTGAACAAATGTTTCGCAATGTCAGCCAAATTACCTCTGCACAAATGCAACAAGAGATTAATGGAATTTTACAATCGATTATTCCTGAATCATCAGGGATTTCGGAAGCCAAGAAAGAAGAAATGATTAATAAAATCAATCAAGATATGAATCGCATTGTTACCCAATTTAATCAGCGATTAATGGAAGAGCTTGATTTTAATAAAATTATGGAAACAGTTTATTATCCCCTTTATGATAAATATTTTACCGAAGAAGATTTGCAAGCGATGATTGATTTCTATAAAACCCCAACGGGTCAAAAAACAATTAGTGTGATGCCAGAGTTATTGGTAGAATCGATGCAACGAGTCTCTCAAATTATTCAACCTCAAGCCATTCAAATTTTTAAAGAAATATTTGAACAAGAAGTCGAGCGTTTTAATTCCAAATAA